The following proteins come from a genomic window of Gammaproteobacteria bacterium:
- a CDS encoding efflux RND transporter periplasmic adaptor subunit yields the protein MVTQNSTTPDSSGDIDRLLGDGGARPWWRRPGTWVVSVLVAAAIGAVLLWQSYQRADALPRYVTSAVARGDLTVLVTANGILQPTNQVDIGSELSGTVARVLVDVNDHVRKGQVLVELDTAKLNDQVTQARAALTSAEATVRQAAATASEARDNLARLEEVSRLSGGQVPSQSELATAQAALQRALADEAGAGAGVAEARAALSSAETNLSKAAIRSPINGVVLARSVDPGNAVAASLQAVTLFTLAEDLTQMKLEVNVDEADVGQVSEGQRATFTVSAYPNRDYPATVTRVDFGSTTQDNVVTYVTVLAVDNSDLSLRPGMTATAQITATERRDVLLVPNAALRFTPADGAEAGAAPRQDGGGLVSSLMPRPPRTGVKSKTVNDKVVVARQVWVLRDGQAVAVPVEAGVSNGFLTEVSGEQLQPGMAVITGQRAAGAS from the coding sequence ACGGCGGCGCGCGCCCGTGGTGGCGCCGGCCCGGGACCTGGGTCGTGAGCGTCCTGGTCGCCGCCGCGATCGGCGCGGTCCTGTTGTGGCAGTCGTATCAGCGCGCCGACGCGCTGCCGCGTTACGTGACCTCGGCCGTCGCGCGCGGCGATCTCACGGTGCTGGTTACCGCCAACGGCATCCTGCAGCCGACCAATCAGGTTGACATCGGCAGCGAGCTGTCCGGGACGGTCGCGCGCGTGCTGGTGGACGTCAACGATCACGTCAGGAAGGGACAGGTCCTGGTCGAGCTCGACACCGCCAAGCTGAACGACCAGGTCACCCAGGCGCGCGCCGCGCTGACCTCGGCCGAGGCCACGGTGCGGCAGGCCGCCGCCACGGCCAGCGAGGCGCGCGACAACCTCGCGCGCCTGGAGGAAGTGTCGCGCCTGTCCGGCGGCCAGGTCCCCTCGCAATCCGAACTCGCCACGGCCCAGGCGGCGCTGCAGCGCGCGCTGGCGGACGAGGCCGGCGCCGGCGCCGGCGTGGCCGAGGCGCGCGCCGCGCTCAGCTCCGCCGAGACGAACCTGTCCAAGGCCGCCATCCGCTCGCCCATCAACGGCGTCGTGCTGGCGCGCTCGGTCGATCCCGGCAACGCCGTCGCGGCCTCACTGCAGGCGGTCACGCTGTTCACGCTGGCCGAGGACCTGACCCAGATGAAGCTCGAGGTCAATGTCGACGAGGCCGACGTCGGACAGGTCAGCGAAGGGCAGCGCGCCACCTTCACCGTCAGCGCCTATCCCAATCGCGATTATCCCGCCACCGTCACCCGGGTCGATTTCGGCTCGACGACCCAGGACAACGTGGTGACCTATGTCACCGTGCTGGCGGTGGACAACTCGGATCTCAGCCTGCGTCCGGGCATGACGGCGACGGCGCAGATCACGGCCACCGAGCGGCGGGACGTGCTGCTGGTGCCCAACGCGGCGCTGCGCTTCACGCCGGCGGACGGCGCGGAGGCCGGCGCGGCGCCGCGGCAGGACGGCGGCGGACTGGTGTCGAGCCTGATGCCACGCCCGCCGCGCACCGGCGTCAAGAGCAAGACCGTCAACGACAAGGTCGTGGTGGCGCGTCAGGTGTGGGTGCTGCGCGACGGCCAGGCCGTCGCCGTGCCGGTGGAGGCCGGCGTCAGCAACGGCTTCCTGACCGAGGTCAGCGGCGAGCAACTGCAGCCGGGCATGGCGGTCATCACCGGGCAGCGGGCGGCGGGGGCGTCGTGA